The nucleotide sequence TTTGGTAAAAGCCACTTTGAATTTAAGGCATCTAGCCAGATGGCGGTCAGATGCCCTTAATAATCCATGGCCGTGAGAGAGTGGCCTCTTAAAAAAACATACAATGGCACTGGCTTTTTTGAGGCTATCAAAAGAATGACTTAATTAGCAGTATATTTTGAATTTTCGATGAGCTTACAATGAGCCTATAAAGTCTGAAACGGACTGCCGAAACGTTGTTATAGATAGAATGAATCGGAGGCCTTGCTCAATGCCACTAAGAATTCTGATCATATTGCTTCTGATACTGGCGCGCCCTTCGACCGTTGAGGCGCTAGTACAATGGTCTGTACAAGCTGGTGAAGTTCGAGACATGTATGCAGCGGACAGTGCGGTGGTTTACGCCGCCACTTTTGGCGGGGGGTTGTACAAAAGCAACGACGGAGGATTGAACTGGAGTCGGCTGGCCGCGTTGCCGGCCCGCTATATCCACCGTCTCGCGGGGAGCGGATCCGTGCTCTACGTTGCTTCGACCTCGGGTTTGTACAAAAGTAGCGATGGTGGCGCGAGCTGGAGCCAGCGTTTGTTCGATCCAGTGACCGTGGTGGCCCTCAATCCCTTTAACGCCAATCAAGTGCTAGCGGGCATCAACGGTGCTGGATTGTATCGGAGCACGGACGGCGCCGCAACCTTCATTAACACCGTCGCTGGACTCGATAGCCTAGATTTTGTCGATCTGCTGTTCGATCCTGCCGCCAATACGGGCGTCGCCTACGTTGCGACGCGCAATAATTCCCATAATCCCGCGCTCAATATCGGAGGAGTTTTCAAATCGGCGGATGGTGGTGCGTCATGGGTGAATTGGAACAACGGTTTACCGAATAAATTTGTAACTTCACTAACGGTGGATAGTACAGGGGCATTATTGGCGGGAACAATGGACCCTAGAGACGTGAGCGGCGGCATCTATCGAAAAGTGGGTGACGGAGCTTGGTCTCTGACCCGTAATTTGTTTGGAATCTATACGCTGCGGCGGGATGCTAATAATCTTGCAATAGTCTGGGCGGGCACCCGAGCTGTTGGGGTTTGGCGCTCGCTCGATAATGGCTTGACTTGGCAACAGGCCGTCGATCCTGGCGTCAATCCAGATGTGCTCGGTGGTATCTATGCGCTGACGACGCTGCCGGGTCAGCCTAGGAGAGTATTGGCGGCGGTAAAAGGCTACGGCTTATTTCGCTCCGAGACCGCCCAAGCCACCAATTCTTTACAGATTAGTCCATGGCTTTTTACGGGAAATGGGCTGAAAGCTGATCGCGTTATGGCTTTTACCGGTACTGCGGTAGCCACTAATTTCTTTATGGGTTTAAAGAGTGGTGGTGCTTGGCAAAGCACTAATAGTGGTGGTACGTGGACACCTGTGAATAATGGTTTGAATATCGGCTTTGCGGGAGATCTGATTCGCGGCGTTACCCAGCTATCTGCGAGTGCTAATGACCCGAATTTAATTTATGCCGCGTCTGGTGGTAATGATTTATTGGATGCTGGGCAGCCGCTAAGCTTGTTTCGTTGGAATGGTGCAGCTTGGTCTCAAGTCATGGAGGCGGGTGTGCCGCAATCATTTACCAATCAAGTTGGATTAGCTGTTTCACCTTTTGACAATAATACGGTATTTTACTCGCTTTTCCCCGGTAGCGATCCTAACTATGGGCTATTTCGAAGGCAGGCGAACGGCTTTTGGCAGGTCAGCACCACTTCGAATATCTTGGGATTGAAAATCAACGGTTCGGTAATATCCAGCGTTCTTGCCAACAAGTTCTTTTTAATTTCGTTTGATGATCTGCCTTATTTTAGCAATGATAATGGACTAAGCTGGGTTAGGATAAACGCAAGCACGCCAGGTTTTTCCCGTCTTGAATTTCTGTCGATTGCGGAAAAACCAACGGCTCCCACTATTGTTGTGGCAGCCACCAACAATGGGGTGTATCGCTCGGTCGATGGAGGTGGCTCCTTCTTTCCAGTAACGACTTCGGGATTGCGGCGGCTGGTTTTAAGCAGTTTACAATATTCTGCTGATGGGCGACTATTCGGCGCTGATTACGCTGGTTATTATTATTGCAGTAATGATGATGGAGTCTCTTGGATGACGAAAAATACCCTACCAGCGGCGATCAATCACGTCAAACGCAGCGGTGGTTCTCTTTTTCTGTTGACCGATGGCGCAGGAATTTATCAGGATAACAATCCAACGTGCCCTTAATAAACGAGTGATAGGCTATGGTCAAGTACTTTTTAGCAAGCGGCCTGATAATCGGCTTCTCGTTTGCCGGCCTTACGGCCGAAGCTAATTTTGGTCCGGAAATTAGACTTACAACCGTTCAAGGCCCTTCAGTTTTTCCACGCCTTGCGGCGGCGAATGGGATGCTGCATTCGGCGTGGACTGAATTCGTTTATCCTAATTATGAACCAGAAGTTTATTATATTCGAAGCCCTGACAATGGTATTACATGGACCGCTCCAGTCAATCTTAGCAATGCGGCCGGCCGTAACGATGCATTGCCTTTAATCGCCGTTGCCGGTAACAATGTTTATGTGGCTTGGACCGCTGATCCTGTTAGCGGTGAAGTTTATTTCAGGCGCAGCCCCGACGGTGGTGCAACTTGGCAGCCTCCCCAACAACTCAGTAATTCCAGCAATGGTTATTCGCACGCTACGGATTTATGGGTGGACCGCTTCGGTAACCTGCATTTGGGTTATTACGACAGCCGTAATGTCGGTTATGGCCAGATTTACCATCGGATGAGTTGTGATGGCGGGCAATCGTGGACACCAGAACAAAATGTCACACAAAATGATGGAATTGCTGATAGTGAGTACCCACGGCTCGGACAATTGCCCAGCGGTAATTTGTATTTGATTTTCCGTAGTACCCGCGCGGGCCGGCCACAACAAGGTTGGCCGCCGTCTTCACTCTTTGGAGTGCGATCCGTTGCGCTGGGATGTCCGGGAGGGGCGAGCTGGCTTTATCCCGCTCAAGCGCTGTCGCCTCTTTACCCGGAAGAATATGCCGCCATCTATTCACCCACTTTATTGACCACCAGCGACGGACGTCTGGCCGTAGCGTACTGGGATCGCACGCGGGGCACCAACGTAACCTTCCGGCGCGGAGCGCCCGAAAATCAAGGTTGGGAAGCTCCCATCGCCCTGACTGGATTTTCCCTTAACCAACCGGAAGCAGACAGCAACGCCGAAGGCCTGGCGCCTTCCTTGGCGGAAGCGCCAGGCCTGGGGTTGTATGCCGCTTTCCAACAAACGACCGGTACGGTCGAGGGTTTTGCCACAGGACCCATACTGTATACCAGCAGCAACGATGGCGTTGCTTGGGCGGCCCCCAGTCAAGTGCCGACGCGCGCCGATACCATGCACCCCCAAATGATTTTTCACAAAAATAAGCTGCATTTTGTTTGGGCTGACTTCAGAAATGCGGCGGAGGGGTCTTTTGGTTCGGAAATTTATTATCGCTCTTTCACGGTGGTTGCTTCGACTGCCGCAACAGATCTAATCCGGCATTACTACCAATTTATTCTCGGGCGCAGTCCAGATTCAGGGGGTTTGACCTACTGGCAGGGTGAGACCACTCGTTTGGAAGGGCTGGGGGTGGACACTCAGGAAGCCTTTCGGGTCATGGCGGGCTGGTTTTTTACCAGCGCTGAATATCTTGCTAAGAATACAGATAATAATCAATATGTTATAGAATTATATCGCACTTTTTTCAGCCGCGAACCCGATGGTGGCGGTCTGGCTTATTGGAGCGGCCAACTGGCCGCCGGATTGCCGCGTAGCGTGATTCTCTTTTCTTTTATGTTCTCGCCGGAATTTGGCAGCTACATGAAAGGGTTGCTGGGTGATACCACCAGCCGGGGTGAGGTTTATGCGGTAGTGGATTTTTACCGGGGTTTTCTTAACCGATTGCCGGACAGCAGTGGATTTCAATATTGGTTAGGCCGTTTCCGCGGCGCGCAATGTTCGGGAGCGGCGGCGGTAAACGCCGAAGTCGATACCATTTCGCGCCAGTTTCTGGCCAGCGCTGAATATACTAGCCGCAACCGGAGCAATTCGGATTATGTGGCTGATCTTTACTACGCCTTTTTACGCCGGGGCGGAGATCTGAGCGGTTTTAACCACTGGGTGAACCAATTGAATACGGGTAGCCAAACTCGCGAGCAGGTGCGTGTGGATTTTCTGCGCTCTCCTGAATTCCAAAGTCGGGTCACGCAGATCATCAATCAAGGCTGTTTAAGATAGGTCGCTGCTTATAAAACCGAGATGGTAGTTCAGTGGGATTGGCTATCCGCGGCTGAGTTCTCGATGGAATTCAGCACGCTGGGAGCGGATTGAAGTTGATGGTACTCGGGTGAGCCTTCAATGATCGCCACCACTTGAGCGTACTCCAAATGACCTGCCCGCAACCCGTCCAGAAAAAATGCTTGGCCTTCAGAATCTGGCTCGCGCCTCAGCAGCAAACGGTAGGCGGCTGCAACAAAGTCGCGTGGCTCACTGATTTCAAAAAGCTTCTTTTTCCCTTGTTCAAGGCTGTCAGGAATTAAAGCAGAAATTTTTTTAGCGGATGCATCAAACAGCCAATCGTGCAGAATGGTTATTGTTTCGGGTTGAAAGCCCGCTTGCCTCAGATAGCCTTCCAGTAATAATTGGGTAAAGCTAGTAAGATGAAAGTCGCCGGTATAGGCTTGGGTTCCAAACAAAAAATGCATCAGTTCGGCATGGCGTTCGAAGCTGTTGCTTTGCTGAAATAGCGACGCCAACGCTTCAAGGCTGGGCACCCGTAGATAAAGTCGGCCGCCCACTTGCAACAAGCGGTTCCATTCGCGTAGCGCCTTACTGGTCGAAGTTCGCGGTAGGTGTTCGAGAACGTCTTGGGCGATGATTTCCTCATAGTAACCGCTCGGTAGCATCGTCAGTTCGCAGACGTCGGCGACCAAATCCGGCTTGTGAAATTCATTCAGATCGACGTTGAGATAAGCTTCTCGATGATCGAAACCACAACCCAGGTTCAAGCGACGGGGGAAACGCTGGTGATCGAAGTTGCTCATGGGCGTTTTAAGGACTGTAAGTGGGAGCGATGCCCGACGGAGCGTCTGTCGAGTTGCCGTGGGAGCTGCTGGGCCGAGGGGCATTTTTGATGCTCAGCATGACTTTCTCGGCTATTGCGCGCCAATCGAAATATTCTTCGACATGCTTTCTGGCCGTTTGAGTGATACGAGCCATGTGTTCAGGTTGAGAAAGACAGCTTTCTATAGTGGCGGCCATTGCTTCGATGGGTCGGATCAGAAGGTGGTCTTCGTCTCGCACGTCAAGACCGCGCGCGCCGGTGGCCGTGGAAATCACCGGAATCCCAGCGGCAAAGTAATCTAGCATTTTGAGATTGGTTCCCGATCCGGCCAGCATGGGATTCAAGGCGATATCCGCTAACTCCAGGATGATCTTGCGGCTGGTTTCGGTGATTTCGCCCAACAACCACACATTTTCCGGCTTGAGCATGGGATCGAAAGCATAACCGACGTTACCGACGATCAGAAATATGATTTTTGGCAATGTCGCGGCAATTTTAAAAATCTCGCCGACGGCTTCGATGTTGGGATGATGTCCGCTGCCCATGAACAAAACGAACGGCTGCTTGCCGCCACCCAAGCGTTGTTTAAAACGCTGTCTGGCTATCCCATCGGCATACTGAATTTCGTCACAGTTGGTGCCGTTCGGAGTCACGATAAATTTGTGCGAGGGAATGTCGAACGTATGGGCTAAAACGGAAGCGTCTTCTTTCGAGCAAGTCAAGATGAATTGTGCTGCCCTACAGCAATCGTGCTCCAATTCTCGAACTTGAGCCACCAACGCCGGGCCGTCTTTTTGCGAAGCAAAGACTTGACCTTTGAGTTGAAACTCGATGTCTTGGGCCTCATACCAAATCGGCTTCCCTTCGATTTCCGCCAACGCTGGAAACAAATAGGGATGGCAAGCCACCAGCGCGGTGGCGTCTTGTGCTTCCTTTTGGATGGTGTCGAGCAGCAGCGGCGTAGAGCGATAAAATTGACTGGCGGCAATGTCGGTGATGGGAATGGCAAAACGCTCTTGCAGCTTGGCCTCCCGCCGGGCTTGATCGGGCGTTTTGGGGATCCGAATTTCCCGCAATCCAGGCGCAATTTCGGTATCGGATGCTGGAACGTGCGGATCGGTCAAGGCGATGATGACGATATCGAAGGCGGCGGCCAAATGACGATAGAGATTGTAAACTCGATTTTGACCGCCGTGTCGCGGCGGAAAAATAGAAAAAGTGACGACCACCACCAATTTGCCCGCAGGCGTTCGGGCAGGGCGCGCAACACGGGACTGTGTGCTGGGTTCCGGTAAATCCAGCAACGCATCGGCGACCGCGGCCCAGGTGATTCTTTGCGCGTCCTGGTGGCCTTGGGTACCTAACGATTTAGCGAACGCTGGATTGCTTGCCAGTTGGTTCAAGGCACGGCCCAAGGCTTGTGGGGTGGCTTCCACGACCAAACCGTTTTCGCCGTCGCGCACCAGCTCTGTCGGCCCGCCCGAATCTTGCACGGTCACGACGGCTTTGGCGGCCAGCATGGCTTCCACGGTTACCAGCCCGTAATCTTCTTGATAAGGAACAAAGGGCACCGCCAGCGCGTTTTGATAAAGCCGCGCCAGTTGGGCGTCGCTTTGAAAGCCTAACAGGTTGATGCGTGGGTCGTCCTTGGCCAATGCGTTCAACCGGTTCTCCTCTGGCCCGACGCCGGCGATCAAAAGCTTGATGTCGGTCTTGACGTGGCGCATGGCCTCGATGAGCAGACCGACGCGCTTGGGACCATCCAGGCGGCTGACCGTGAAGAAGTATTGAAAATCATGACCCGGAGCCACCGCCAGATTGCTGGGCGGATGGGCGACCGCTACTTCGGTATTTTTCGGGAAGTAATCCTCACGCCGCGCCACGGTGTGAGCGATGCTCGCATAGCGGACGATCCGGCTCGGGTCCAGCGCGACGTTATCCAAAAAATGCACCACCGCGCGGCTGATGGGTCCAGGGAAGCTGAGAACGGCTTTGGCGTCTCCCTCCACAGCGGCGATGTCTTCCAGCCGGCCAAACAGTTCGGGCAAGATTTCCCGCTGTCCGGGGTTGCTGTCCAACAGGGCCAACACCTGTTGTATGGCGCTCGGATAGCTCGATCGGGCCGCCAGCGCGGAGCCCGGATACGCATCGTAAAGCCCCCGCAAACGATGGAGCATGTAACAGACGTGACGGGGATGCTCGATCATCCACGCCGGATATTTGCCGGTGATGACCAGATCGAAGCCGTCCAGGCGGAGTAGGCTGAACCGCTGGTAGCTGTCCATCAGCGACCAGAAATCCGCTTCCGGGCTGGGAAGCTTGATGATATCGGCCTGATGGACGGTGTTCTCGTTGAGGTGGCGTACCAGACCCCACCAGAGTTTTTCAGCGCCTCCCACAATAAAGGGTTGCGGGCAAGGAGCGACAACGGCGATTTTCATGCTTATCGATCCGTCAATTGAGCAAGGCTTCGAGAACCTTATTCCAGGATAATTCGAGGGAATCATATTTGGCGCGGCCATTGATCCCTATTTTCATGGCTTCAACGGGATGGCCGGCCAGGCGATCGATGGCATCGGCAATGGCTTTTGCATCCGGCTCCACGATCAAGCCTTCTGACTCGTGGCTGATGAACTCCAACGGCCCGCCGGAATCGGTGCATGTGATGACGGGCTTGCAGGCTAGCATGGACTCTAGGGTGATGTAGCCGTAGTCTTCATCCTTGGGTCCGAAAAAAATCGCCAGCGCATTTGCGTAAAACGCTCTTAATTCTTCTGGAGAAAGATAACCGACTAACCGCACTCGATCTTCCAGTTTGTAAAGCCGCACCATTTCTTTGAAGTGACCGTATTGGCCACCCATACCGGCAATGATGGCCCAAACCGGCGCTTTGACATGGCGCATGGCTTCAATCAGTAAGTCCTGCCGTTTGAGCGATTCCAGCCGGCTAGGCGAGAAAATGTAGGGCTGGTGCGGTGCCGAGTAGAATTGATCGGCTGAGGGTGGCGGGTGGTAAAGCGGCTCCGCTTTCAGGCCATTGTAGCGAGCCAAACGCTCGGC is from Candidatus Competibacteraceae bacterium and encodes:
- a CDS encoding DUF4214 domain-containing protein, which encodes MSNFDHQRFPRRLNLGCGFDHREAYLNVDLNEFHKPDLVADVCELTMLPSGYYEEIIAQDVLEHLPRTSTSKALREWNRLLQVGGRLYLRVPSLEALASLFQQSNSFERHAELMHFLFGTQAYTGDFHLTSFTQLLLEGYLRQAGFQPETITILHDWLFDASAKKISALIPDSLEQGKKKLFEISEPRDFVAAAYRLLLRREPDSEGQAFFLDGLRAGHLEYAQVVAIIEGSPEYHQLQSAPSVLNSIENSAADSQSH
- a CDS encoding glycosyltransferase family 4 protein, encoding MKIAVVAPCPQPFIVGGAEKLWWGLVRHLNENTVHQADIIKLPSPEADFWSLMDSYQRFSLLRLDGFDLVITGKYPAWMIEHPRHVCYMLHRLRGLYDAYPGSALAARSSYPSAIQQVLALLDSNPGQREILPELFGRLEDIAAVEGDAKAVLSFPGPISRAVVHFLDNVALDPSRIVRYASIAHTVARREDYFPKNTEVAVAHPPSNLAVAPGHDFQYFFTVSRLDGPKRVGLLIEAMRHVKTDIKLLIAGVGPEENRLNALAKDDPRINLLGFQSDAQLARLYQNALAVPFVPYQEDYGLVTVEAMLAAKAVVTVQDSGGPTELVRDGENGLVVEATPQALGRALNQLASNPAFAKSLGTQGHQDAQRITWAAVADALLDLPEPSTQSRVARPARTPAGKLVVVVTFSIFPPRHGGQNRVYNLYRHLAAAFDIVIIALTDPHVPASDTEIAPGLREIRIPKTPDQARREAKLQERFAIPITDIAASQFYRSTPLLLDTIQKEAQDATALVACHPYLFPALAEIEGKPIWYEAQDIEFQLKGQVFASQKDGPALVAQVRELEHDCCRAAQFILTCSKEDASVLAHTFDIPSHKFIVTPNGTNCDEIQYADGIARQRFKQRLGGGKQPFVLFMGSGHHPNIEAVGEIFKIAATLPKIIFLIVGNVGYAFDPMLKPENVWLLGEITETSRKIILELADIALNPMLAGSGTNLKMLDYFAAGIPVISTATGARGLDVRDEDHLLIRPIEAMAATIESCLSQPEHMARITQTARKHVEEYFDWRAIAEKVMLSIKNAPRPSSSHGNSTDAPSGIAPTYSP
- a CDS encoding glycosyltransferase family 4 protein, translating into MRIAIATVQVPFMQGGAEALAEGLQEASLQAGHQADIISLPFRFSPESEILRSMQVWESEDFTKLNCYEPDRVICLTFPSFYLNHPVKHCWVLHQFRMAYDLHEPQNPQSLSDATRRLITERDTEHLTHCQGLFALSHTVAERLARYNGLKAEPLYHPPPSADQFYSAPHQPYIFSPSRLESLKRQDLLIEAMRHVKAPVWAIIAGMGGQYGHFKEMVRLYKLEDRVRLVGYLSPEELRAFYANALAIFFGPKDEDYGYITLESMLACKPVITCTDSGGPLEFISHESEGLIVEPDAKAIADAIDRLAGHPVEAMKIGINGRAKYDSLELSWNKVLEALLN
- a CDS encoding DUF4214 domain-containing protein — protein: MVKYFLASGLIIGFSFAGLTAEANFGPEIRLTTVQGPSVFPRLAAANGMLHSAWTEFVYPNYEPEVYYIRSPDNGITWTAPVNLSNAAGRNDALPLIAVAGNNVYVAWTADPVSGEVYFRRSPDGGATWQPPQQLSNSSNGYSHATDLWVDRFGNLHLGYYDSRNVGYGQIYHRMSCDGGQSWTPEQNVTQNDGIADSEYPRLGQLPSGNLYLIFRSTRAGRPQQGWPPSSLFGVRSVALGCPGGASWLYPAQALSPLYPEEYAAIYSPTLLTTSDGRLAVAYWDRTRGTNVTFRRGAPENQGWEAPIALTGFSLNQPEADSNAEGLAPSLAEAPGLGLYAAFQQTTGTVEGFATGPILYTSSNDGVAWAAPSQVPTRADTMHPQMIFHKNKLHFVWADFRNAAEGSFGSEIYYRSFTVVASTAATDLIRHYYQFILGRSPDSGGLTYWQGETTRLEGLGVDTQEAFRVMAGWFFTSAEYLAKNTDNNQYVIELYRTFFSREPDGGGLAYWSGQLAAGLPRSVILFSFMFSPEFGSYMKGLLGDTTSRGEVYAVVDFYRGFLNRLPDSSGFQYWLGRFRGAQCSGAAAVNAEVDTISRQFLASAEYTSRNRSNSDYVADLYYAFLRRGGDLSGFNHWVNQLNTGSQTREQVRVDFLRSPEFQSRVTQIINQGCLR